The Raoultibacter phocaeensis genome includes a window with the following:
- a CDS encoding TorD/DmsD family molecular chaperone, with translation MSATIPLAVLADVYGFLGNSLLKPMTQTAAVGIDPTFWKSFPGFGDQSVGEAVAECARYAEQAAAQGEDAVERAAVEYTRLFVGPPSPAAAPWETLYRSADATVGFGEPTFEMKRILREAGLELQNENRQYEDHMGIELLYLSTRCAALAGSVGGAAAVGGDELDPSELLDFIDRHPLAWIGAFRARVAQAYPDGYFAALLGLAESVLAWHANVLRSRG, from the coding sequence ATGTCTGCCACCATCCCTTTAGCCGTTCTAGCCGATGTCTACGGCTTTCTCGGCAATTCGCTGCTTAAGCCGATGACCCAGACTGCGGCAGTGGGCATCGACCCCACGTTCTGGAAGTCGTTTCCCGGTTTCGGCGACCAATCAGTCGGCGAAGCTGTCGCCGAGTGCGCGCGCTATGCCGAGCAGGCGGCGGCGCAGGGCGAAGATGCGGTAGAGCGGGCCGCTGTCGAGTATACGCGCCTGTTCGTCGGACCTCCCTCGCCGGCCGCGGCCCCGTGGGAAACGTTGTACCGATCTGCGGATGCCACGGTTGGGTTCGGCGAGCCGACGTTCGAGATGAAGCGGATCCTGCGGGAAGCCGGGCTGGAGTTGCAGAACGAGAACCGTCAGTACGAGGATCACATGGGTATCGAGCTTCTGTATCTCTCGACCCGCTGTGCCGCCCTTGCAGGCTCGGTCGGCGGAGCTGCTGCGGTGGGAGGCGATGAGTTGGACCCATCCGAGCTTTTGGACTTCATCGACCGCCATCCGCTTGCATGGATCGGAGCGTTTCGAGCACGGGTGGCGCAAGCGTATCCCGATGGGTACTTTGCAGCGTTGCTCGGCTTGGCCGAAAGCGTACTTGCGTGGCATGCCAACGTGCTGCGGAGTAGGGGTTAG